The following coding sequences lie in one Komagataeibacter sucrofermentans DSM 15973 genomic window:
- the pgsA gene encoding CDP-diacylglycerol--glycerol-3-phosphate 3-phosphatidyltransferase has product MLTDLPNLLTLSRIIVVPIVVALVVIHTAQTDCAACVLFILAGITDYFDGKLARAWNQNSDLGRMLDPIADKLLVGASLMVMAGLERLPYACLYPAIIILCREILVSGLREYLAATRVGLPVTKLAKWKTGFQMTAIGFLLAGDSTAGLLHIGWLPVNALGAVMMWIAAALTLITGWDYVSTGLRHVGRGTSGATKLSS; this is encoded by the coding sequence ATGCTTACCGACCTGCCCAACCTCCTGACCCTGTCCCGCATCATCGTGGTGCCGATTGTCGTGGCGCTTGTGGTCATCCACACGGCGCAGACCGATTGCGCCGCGTGCGTGCTGTTCATTCTGGCGGGCATTACCGATTACTTCGATGGCAAACTGGCGCGGGCATGGAACCAGAATTCCGACCTCGGCCGCATGCTCGACCCCATTGCCGACAAGCTGCTCGTTGGCGCGTCGCTCATGGTCATGGCGGGGCTGGAGCGGCTGCCTTACGCATGTCTGTATCCGGCCATCATCATCCTGTGTCGCGAGATCCTGGTCAGCGGCCTGCGTGAATATCTTGCCGCCACCCGTGTTGGCCTGCCGGTGACGAAGCTCGCCAAATGGAAGACTGGCTTCCAGATGACGGCGATTGGCTTCCTGCTGGCAGGCGACAGCACGGCGGGGCTGCTGCATATCGGCTGGCTGCCGGTCAATGCGCTCGGCGCCGTCATGATGTGGATCGCCGCCGCCCTGACGCTGATCACCGGGTGGGATTATGTCTCCACCGGGCTGCGCCATGTGGGGCGCGGCACTTCGGGCGCCACCAAATTATCTTCCTGA
- the moaD gene encoding molybdopterin converting factor subunit 1: MLRILYFAWLRDRLGRSGETLPLPQGAHCVQDLIAALRARGGEYAAIFAKPELIRVAVNQSFATIAAPIAAHDEIAFFPPVTGG; this comes from the coding sequence ATGCTACGCATTCTTTATTTTGCATGGCTGCGCGACCGCCTTGGCCGCTCCGGCGAGACGCTGCCCCTGCCGCAAGGCGCGCATTGCGTGCAGGATCTGATTGCGGCCCTGCGCGCGCGTGGGGGGGAATATGCTGCCATCTTCGCCAAACCTGAACTGATCCGCGTGGCGGTGAACCAGAGTTTCGCCACGATTGCTGCCCCTATTGCCGCGCATGACGAGATTGCCTTCTTCCCGCCGGTTACAGGAGGCTGA
- a CDS encoding molybdenum cofactor biosynthesis protein MoaE, which translates to MPRITIRVQAEAFDSAHETALLLRGHEDVGGVAAFTGIVRGGGGLVALELEHYPGMTESMMRRIAESACARFGLVGCTVIHRVGRLAVGMPIVLVLCASAHRGAAQEGTAFMMDWLKTSAPFWKREEFENGHSAWVEPRAQDEAAKARWGSLTA; encoded by the coding sequence ATGCCGCGCATCACGATCCGTGTTCAGGCCGAGGCGTTCGATAGCGCCCATGAAACCGCGCTGCTGCTACGCGGGCATGAGGATGTGGGGGGAGTCGCCGCCTTTACCGGAATCGTGCGCGGTGGCGGCGGGCTGGTGGCGCTGGAACTCGAACATTATCCCGGCATGACCGAATCCATGATGCGCCGCATAGCGGAATCGGCGTGCGCGCGATTCGGGCTGGTGGGCTGCACGGTCATCCATCGGGTCGGGCGGCTGGCGGTGGGCATGCCCATCGTGCTGGTGCTGTGCGCCTCCGCCCATAGGGGGGCGGCGCAGGAGGGCACCGCCTTCATGATGGACTGGCTCAAGACCAGCGCACCGTTCTGGAAACGCGAGGAATTTGAAAACGGGCACAGCGCCTGGGTCGAGCCCCGCGCACAGGATGAGGCGGCAAAGGCGCGGTGGGGCAGCCTTACGGCCTGA
- a CDS encoding ribonucleoside-diphosphate reductase subunit alpha — MPDTSDMLDSVVQLPGHHPVRVDHSRDALLTAFGKATLNNRYLLPDESYQDLFGRVASYYGANPAHAQRLYDYISRHWFMPATPVLSNGGTSRGLPISCFLNEANDSLRGIVDLWNENVWLASKGGGIGSYWGNLRSIGENVGRNGKTSGVIPFIRVMDSLTLAISQGSLRRGSAAVYLPVWHPEIEEFIELRRPTGGDPNRKALNLHHGVLVSDAFMRAVADDDEWALLSPKDNTVIRKVSARALWIRILTARMEQGEPYIIYSDHVNNARPEHHKLAGLEVKTSNLCAEITLPTGMDHHGRERTAVCCLSSLNLETWDEWKDDPQFIEDVMLFLDNVLQDFIDRAPDDMERARYAAMRERSVGLGVMGFHSFLQAKNVPFESVVAKSWNRKIFQHIRAQADAASRKLAEERGPCPDAAEYGVMERFSNKMAIAPTASISIIAGNASPGIEPIAANVFLQKTLSGSFTVRNRHLDKLLTSKGRNTSDVWSSITLNKGSVQHLDFLTQQEKDVFKTAFELDQRWVIEHAADRAPFICQAQSVNIFLPANVHKRDLHQIHYMAWKRGVKSLYYCRSLSIQRADAVSDGQEKRDVPPKDGGSPPATSGDYEECLACQ; from the coding sequence ATGCCTGACACGTCTGACATGCTGGACAGCGTGGTCCAGCTTCCCGGTCATCATCCCGTGCGCGTGGACCATTCCCGCGATGCGCTGCTCACGGCATTTGGCAAGGCAACGCTCAACAACCGCTACCTCCTGCCTGATGAGAGCTATCAGGATCTGTTTGGCCGCGTGGCCTCGTATTACGGGGCCAACCCCGCCCATGCCCAGCGGCTGTATGATTACATTTCGCGGCACTGGTTCATGCCGGCTACCCCGGTGCTCTCCAATGGCGGCACCTCGCGGGGGCTGCCCATCTCGTGCTTCCTCAACGAGGCCAATGACAGCCTGCGCGGCATCGTGGACCTGTGGAACGAGAATGTGTGGCTGGCCTCAAAGGGCGGCGGCATCGGCTCCTACTGGGGCAACCTGCGCTCGATTGGCGAGAACGTGGGTCGCAACGGCAAGACCTCGGGCGTCATTCCCTTCATCCGTGTCATGGACAGCCTGACGCTGGCCATCAGCCAGGGTTCGCTGCGGCGTGGCTCGGCTGCGGTGTACCTGCCGGTCTGGCACCCCGAGATCGAGGAATTCATCGAACTGCGCCGCCCCACCGGCGGCGACCCCAACCGCAAGGCGCTCAACCTGCACCACGGCGTGCTGGTGTCGGATGCGTTCATGCGCGCGGTGGCCGATGATGATGAATGGGCGCTGCTCTCCCCCAAGGACAACACGGTCATCCGCAAGGTTTCGGCGCGTGCGCTGTGGATTCGCATCCTGACCGCGCGCATGGAGCAGGGCGAGCCGTACATCATCTATTCCGACCACGTGAACAACGCGCGCCCCGAGCACCACAAGCTGGCGGGGCTCGAGGTCAAGACATCGAACCTGTGCGCCGAGATTACGCTGCCCACCGGCATGGACCACCATGGCCGCGAGCGCACGGCGGTGTGCTGCCTCTCCTCGCTCAACCTTGAAACATGGGATGAGTGGAAGGATGATCCGCAGTTCATCGAGGACGTGATGCTGTTCCTCGACAACGTGCTGCAGGACTTCATCGACCGCGCGCCCGATGACATGGAGCGTGCCCGCTACGCCGCCATGCGCGAGCGCTCGGTGGGGCTGGGGGTCATGGGGTTCCACTCCTTCCTGCAGGCCAAGAACGTGCCGTTCGAGAGCGTTGTGGCCAAGAGCTGGAACCGCAAGATCTTCCAGCACATCCGCGCGCAGGCCGATGCCGCCTCGCGCAAGCTGGCCGAAGAGCGTGGACCCTGCCCGGATGCGGCGGAATATGGCGTGATGGAGCGCTTCTCCAACAAGATGGCGATCGCACCCACGGCGTCGATTTCCATCATCGCGGGCAATGCCAGCCCCGGCATCGAGCCGATCGCGGCCAATGTGTTCCTGCAAAAAACGCTGTCCGGCTCGTTTACCGTGCGTAACCGCCACCTTGACAAGCTGTTGACCAGCAAGGGCCGGAACACCAGCGATGTCTGGTCGTCCATCACGCTCAACAAGGGCAGCGTGCAGCATCTCGATTTCCTGACCCAGCAGGAGAAGGACGTGTTCAAGACCGCGTTCGAACTCGACCAGCGCTGGGTGATCGAGCATGCGGCAGATCGCGCGCCGTTCATCTGCCAGGCGCAGTCGGTCAACATCTTCCTGCCTGCCAACGTGCACAAGCGCGACCTGCACCAGATCCATTATATGGCGTGGAAGCGGGGAGTGAAATCGCTGTATTATTGCCGCTCGCTGTCCATCCAGCGGGCTGACGCGGTGAGCGACGGACAGGAAAAGCGCGACGTGCCGCCAAAGGATGGCGGCAGCCCCCCTGCGACATCGGGCGATTATGAGGAATGCCTCGCCTGCCAGTAG
- a CDS encoding tRNA1(Val) (adenine(37)-N6)-methyltransferase translates to MDPVTTGHLLGGKVVYRQFSTGNRTGLEPVLMAAFVPARPGQTVMEGGCGAGAGLLCLSNRVPRLTGIGLEHDGATAALARHNFMLNHRHDLRVHRATLPALPDDPLLSGPGVRRIDHAFANPPWHDQESSASPHSQRDLARRLPTGALGGWVRALAAQLRHHGTLTLALPCSLLAACCTAMERAQLGRIRVLPFWPRAGQAARIMLVQGRANSRAGSEMLPGLVLHEPDGRFTPQARAILEQGMPLMP, encoded by the coding sequence ATGGACCCTGTAACCACAGGCCATCTGCTGGGTGGAAAGGTGGTCTATCGCCAGTTTTCGACCGGAAACAGGACCGGACTTGAGCCTGTTTTGATGGCTGCTTTCGTGCCCGCGCGCCCCGGGCAGACCGTAATGGAAGGTGGATGCGGCGCGGGCGCCGGGCTGCTCTGCCTGTCGAATCGGGTGCCACGGCTGACCGGAATCGGGCTGGAGCATGATGGCGCCACCGCTGCGCTGGCCCGGCACAACTTCATGCTCAACCATCGTCACGACCTGCGCGTGCATCGTGCCACCCTGCCTGCCCTGCCCGATGACCCGCTGCTGTCCGGCCCCGGCGTGCGCCGCATCGACCACGCCTTCGCCAACCCGCCATGGCACGATCAGGAATCGTCAGCTTCCCCCCACAGCCAGCGTGATCTTGCCCGCCGCCTGCCCACAGGCGCGCTCGGGGGCTGGGTGCGTGCTCTCGCAGCCCAGCTACGCCACCACGGCACGCTGACGCTGGCCCTGCCGTGCAGCCTGCTGGCAGCCTGCTGCACGGCCATGGAGCGCGCGCAGCTGGGCCGGATCAGGGTGCTGCCTTTCTGGCCCCGCGCGGGGCAGGCTGCGCGTATCATGCTGGTTCAGGGGCGGGCGAACTCACGCGCGGGCAGCGAAATGCTGCCCGGCCTTGTGCTGCATGAGCCAGATGGCCGCTTTACGCCACAAGCCCGCGCCATTCTGGAACAGGGCATGCCGCTTATGCCGTAA
- a CDS encoding polyprenyl synthetase family protein: MADGSEVALRDLAEYLADDMAACNRAIVERMDSPVALIPQLAAHLVAAGGKRLRPLLTLASARLCGYQPDATHQRHVALAACVEFIHTATLLHDDVVDESSLRRGMASANAVFGNKASVLVGDFLFARSFQLMTDDGSLKVMNILSSASATIAEGEVLQMSTQNDLSTQIDQYLEVIHGKTAALFAAACRVGAVVADRGEAEERALESYGTNLGMAFQLVDDALDYAADQARLGKTVGDDFREGKITLPVLAAYAAGSEEDRAFWQRVIEESEQKPEDLDHALRLIEQTGAIRITLERATEYADAAREALSIFPPGRLRQMLQDTASYTVNRLR; this comes from the coding sequence ATGGCAGATGGATCAGAAGTCGCCCTGCGCGATCTGGCGGAATATCTTGCGGATGACATGGCGGCGTGCAATCGCGCCATTGTCGAGCGGATGGACAGCCCGGTCGCCCTTATTCCCCAGCTTGCAGCCCACCTTGTGGCCGCCGGTGGCAAGCGGCTGCGCCCGCTGCTGACACTGGCTTCCGCCCGGCTATGTGGCTACCAGCCCGATGCCACACACCAGCGCCACGTGGCCCTGGCGGCCTGCGTTGAGTTCATCCACACGGCAACGCTTTTGCATGATGACGTGGTGGACGAGAGTTCGCTGCGCCGGGGCATGGCCAGCGCCAATGCGGTGTTTGGCAACAAGGCCTCGGTTCTGGTGGGGGACTTCCTGTTCGCCCGCTCGTTCCAGCTCATGACGGATGATGGCTCGCTCAAGGTCATGAATATCCTCTCATCCGCTTCCGCCACCATTGCGGAAGGGGAAGTGCTGCAGATGTCCACGCAGAATGACCTCTCCACACAGATCGATCAGTATCTGGAGGTCATTCATGGCAAAACTGCGGCACTGTTCGCCGCAGCCTGCCGCGTGGGCGCTGTCGTGGCTGACCGGGGCGAGGCCGAGGAGCGTGCGCTCGAATCCTATGGCACCAATCTGGGCATGGCCTTCCAGCTGGTGGATGACGCGCTGGATTACGCCGCCGACCAGGCCCGCCTGGGCAAGACGGTGGGTGATGACTTCCGTGAAGGCAAGATCACCCTGCCGGTGCTGGCGGCCTATGCCGCAGGCTCGGAGGAGGATCGTGCCTTCTGGCAGCGTGTGATCGAGGAAAGCGAGCAGAAGCCCGAGGATCTCGATCATGCCCTGCGCCTGATTGAACAGACCGGCGCCATCCGCATCACGCTTGAGCGTGCAACGGAATATGCCGATGCGGCGCGTGAGGCGCTGTCCATCTTCCCGCCCGGCCGCCTGCGCCAGATGTTGCAGGATACGGCCAGCTACACCGTCAACCGCCTGCGCTAA
- the murI gene encoding glutamate racemase, whose translation MPRVLAFDSGIGGLGIVAQLRSLLPGIPIDYLADTAVFPYGEQPDALLRERIVRLVGVAIDRLRPSVVVVACNTASTLALDSLRAAYDVPFVGCVPPIKWAADQTSTGTIGLLATRATVRRPYLKALSARFAPNCTLLAHGARGLADMAENTFRGTPPDAARLKAELAGLFGQPGGAAIDVVGLGCTHYTFLLEAMREVGPPHVTWLDPAPAVARQTRRVLATCPALTGPAASLPDQFCFTALPHDLAALRPGLVALGYGQDAPRLFDASPGPEYRK comes from the coding sequence ATGCCGCGTGTTCTCGCCTTCGATTCGGGGATTGGGGGGTTGGGCATCGTAGCCCAGCTCCGCTCTCTCCTGCCCGGCATACCGATCGACTATCTGGCCGACACGGCCGTATTCCCTTACGGCGAACAACCCGATGCCCTGCTGCGCGAGCGGATCGTGCGCCTGGTGGGTGTTGCCATTGACCGCCTGCGGCCCAGCGTGGTGGTGGTGGCGTGCAATACCGCCAGCACGCTGGCGCTCGACAGCCTGCGTGCGGCTTATGATGTGCCTTTTGTGGGCTGCGTGCCGCCCATAAAATGGGCCGCCGACCAGACCAGCACCGGCACGATCGGGCTGCTGGCCACGCGGGCCACCGTGCGCCGCCCTTACCTGAAGGCGCTCAGCGCCCGCTTTGCCCCCAACTGCACCCTGCTCGCCCATGGCGCGCGCGGACTGGCGGACATGGCGGAAAACACTTTTCGCGGCACCCCGCCCGATGCTGCCCGCCTCAAGGCGGAACTCGCAGGCCTGTTCGGGCAGCCCGGCGGGGCGGCAATTGACGTGGTGGGGCTGGGCTGCACGCACTATACCTTCCTGCTCGAGGCCATGCGTGAAGTCGGGCCACCGCATGTCACCTGGCTGGACCCGGCCCCTGCCGTAGCCCGCCAGACCCGCCGCGTGCTGGCCACGTGCCCTGCCCTGACCGGGCCTGCCGCTTCCCTGCCCGATCAGTTCTGCTTTACCGCATTACCGCATGACCTGGCGGCCCTGCGGCCCGGACTGGTGGCGCTGGGCTACGGCCAGGATGCACCGAGGCTGTTTGACGCCAGCCCCGGACCTGAATACAGAAAATAA
- a CDS encoding orotate phosphoribosyltransferase, whose product MHDATGNGAGLSTGTTAWDRDAALMTARLLLEIKAVNFRPDDPYTLTSGWKSPVYIDCRRIIFFPRARQKIMELAVEKIGRHVGYESIDAVVGGETAGIPFAAWIADRMMAPMAYVRKKPKGFGRNAQIEGDVPEGMRTLLVEDLTTDGSSKVQFANALRKAGAIVDHTFVVFFYGVFPGAYRTLADMDISLHALCTWWDVLEACAGKPYFSEKDAAEVRRFLEDPCAWSAKHGGVGSAEEALALKAKRDAGA is encoded by the coding sequence ATGCACGACGCCACGGGGAATGGGGCAGGACTTTCAACAGGCACAACCGCATGGGACCGCGACGCGGCCCTCATGACCGCGCGCCTGCTGCTGGAAATCAAGGCCGTCAACTTCCGCCCCGATGATCCCTACACCCTGACCTCGGGCTGGAAATCCCCAGTTTACATCGATTGCCGCCGCATCATCTTCTTCCCCCGCGCGCGCCAGAAGATCATGGAACTGGCGGTGGAAAAGATCGGCCGCCATGTCGGCTATGAAAGCATCGATGCCGTGGTGGGCGGCGAGACGGCGGGCATTCCCTTCGCGGCGTGGATTGCCGACCGCATGATGGCGCCCATGGCCTATGTGCGCAAAAAGCCCAAGGGCTTTGGCCGCAATGCCCAGATCGAAGGTGACGTGCCCGAGGGCATGCGCACCCTGCTGGTGGAAGACCTGACTACCGATGGCTCATCGAAGGTGCAGTTCGCCAACGCGCTGCGCAAGGCGGGCGCGATCGTGGACCACACCTTTGTCGTGTTCTTCTACGGCGTCTTCCCCGGCGCATACCGCACGCTGGCGGATATGGACATCAGCCTGCATGCGCTGTGCACCTGGTGGGATGTGCTCGAGGCCTGCGCGGGCAAGCCCTATTTCTCGGAAAAGGACGCGGCCGAGGTCCGTCGCTTCCTTGAAGACCCCTGCGCGTGGTCGGCCAAGCATGGCGGCGTGGGCAGCGCTGAAGAAGCCCTGGCGCTCAAGGCCAAGCGTGATGCCGGGGCCTGA
- the gltA gene encoding citrate synthase encodes MSESGKTATISLDGKDVALPVLSGTMGPDVVDIRKLPAQAGVFTYDPGYGETASCSSKITFIDGEKGVLLHRGYPIAQLAEQATFMEVAYLLLNGELPDKAQYDGFVNSIKHHTLLHEQIRNFFNGFRRDAHPMAILCGTVGALSSFYHEGLDVSNAATRYQSAMRIIAKIPTIAAWAYKYTQGETFIYPRNDLSYAENFLSMMFAVPSEPYKINPVLARAMDRILILHADHEQNASTSTVRLAGSTGANPFACISAGIAALWGPAHGGANEAVLKMLADIGHKDNIPEFIAKVKDKTSGVRLMGFGHRVYKNFDPRAKIMQATCHEVLGELGIKDDPLLDLAIELEKIAIHDEYFVKRSLYPNVDFYSGIILKAMGIPTSMFTVLFAVARTTGWISQWKEMIEEPGQRIGRPRQLYTGSPQRDFVPFDKRA; translated from the coding sequence ATGAGCGAGTCCGGAAAAACTGCCACAATCTCGCTAGACGGCAAGGATGTTGCACTGCCCGTGCTGTCCGGCACGATGGGGCCGGATGTTGTCGACATCCGCAAGCTGCCCGCCCAGGCTGGCGTATTCACCTATGATCCCGGTTATGGCGAGACCGCATCGTGCTCCAGCAAGATCACCTTCATCGATGGTGAAAAGGGCGTGCTGCTGCATCGTGGCTACCCCATTGCTCAGCTGGCCGAACAGGCCACCTTCATGGAAGTGGCCTACCTGCTGCTCAACGGCGAGCTGCCCGACAAGGCGCAGTACGACGGGTTTGTGAATTCCATCAAGCATCACACGCTGCTGCACGAACAGATCCGCAATTTCTTTAACGGTTTCCGCCGTGATGCTCACCCCATGGCCATCCTGTGCGGCACGGTTGGCGCGCTGTCCTCCTTCTACCATGAAGGGCTGGATGTCTCGAACGCGGCCACGCGCTACCAGTCGGCCATGCGCATCATCGCCAAGATCCCGACCATTGCGGCCTGGGCCTATAAATACACGCAGGGCGAGACCTTCATCTACCCGCGCAATGACCTGTCCTATGCCGAGAACTTCCTGTCCATGATGTTCGCGGTGCCGAGCGAGCCCTACAAGATCAATCCGGTGCTGGCACGCGCCATGGACCGCATCCTGATCCTGCATGCCGACCATGAGCAGAATGCGTCGACCTCCACCGTGCGCCTTGCCGGCTCGACGGGGGCTAACCCGTTTGCGTGTATTTCCGCAGGCATCGCAGCACTTTGGGGGCCTGCCCATGGCGGGGCCAACGAGGCGGTGCTGAAGATGCTGGCCGATATCGGCCACAAGGACAACATCCCCGAATTCATCGCCAAGGTGAAGGACAAGACCAGCGGCGTGCGCCTGATGGGCTTTGGCCACCGGGTGTACAAGAACTTCGACCCCCGCGCCAAGATCATGCAGGCCACCTGCCACGAGGTGCTTGGCGAACTGGGCATCAAGGACGACCCGCTGCTCGACCTTGCGATCGAACTGGAAAAGATTGCGATCCACGACGAATATTTCGTCAAGCGCAGCCTGTACCCCAATGTCGATTTCTATTCCGGCATCATCCTCAAGGCTATGGGCATCCCCACCAGCATGTTCACCGTGCTGTTTGCCGTAGCCCGCACCACCGGCTGGATCAGCCAGTGGAAGGAAATGATCGAGGAACCCGGCCAGCGCATCGGCCGCCCCCGCCAGCTTTATACCGGCTCGCCGCAGCGCGACTTCGTGCCGTTTGACAAGCGGGCCTGA
- a CDS encoding histidine phosphatase family protein produces the protein MPRQLVLMRHAQAAPAAFGDVGAQADFNRALTPHGRDSARAQGAWLRAEAFAPQVVLVSPARRTVETLAALGSFYGDRKPDIRYVNELYEATAETVRDLLYGIADKTSNIMILGHNPALGALVFGWGARHCPPALEAPLQRGFPPASIACFTAENPWNSATDQEIHLSALSCQ, from the coding sequence GCTTGTGCTCATGCGCCATGCCCAGGCCGCCCCTGCCGCGTTTGGTGATGTGGGTGCGCAGGCCGATTTCAACCGCGCGCTGACCCCGCATGGCCGCGACAGCGCGCGTGCCCAGGGCGCATGGCTGCGGGCGGAAGCCTTTGCCCCGCAGGTGGTGCTGGTCAGCCCCGCGCGGCGCACGGTCGAGACGCTTGCGGCACTGGGATCATTTTATGGCGATCGGAAACCCGATATCCGATATGTGAACGAACTGTATGAGGCAACCGCCGAAACGGTGCGTGACCTGCTTTATGGAATTGCCGATAAAACGAGTAATATCATGATCTTAGGCCACAATCCGGCCTTGGGTGCCCTGGTGTTTGGCTGGGGGGCGCGGCATTGCCCGCCCGCCCTTGAGGCTCCTTTGCAGCGTGGCTTCCCGCCCGCCTCGATCGCCTGCTTTACTGCCGAAAATCCATGGAATTCCGCCACCGATCAGGAAATCCACCTAAGCGCCCTGTCTTGCCAATAA